The Anastrepha obliqua isolate idAnaObli1 chromosome 5, idAnaObli1_1.0, whole genome shotgun sequence DNA window ATAAGCGCCGAGGCAGTCTTGGAGCTTGACCACATCAAAAGCTttaaaatacttacaaaaacgACGATGAGCGTTTGTTGCGACAATTTCCTGTTAAATCTATGTACTGATTTGTTCGGCATTGTCGAAAGTTGCGTTTGGCTGACTTCTTATTTTGCTGCATCCTAAATTTGAACACTCCGGATTCATTGTAGTGTAACAATTTTGTTGGAAAAACTGTTATACCAGTTTTGTCTTCAGTTCTCTGAATTTTCTGCTTTTCATGATGTACTAATCCTGGAGGTGAGGAAAGAATTGCAATTAATGTTGGTGATGCTGTTGCTGGCGATATTAATTTGGAATTCAGTTTCATTTCACCGGCCGGCATAAATTTGGGAGCAGGCATGTATTCGGATCGGGGTTCAAGCAAAATTTTAGTTGGTTTGTGCGATGAGAGTGGATTTGCGTACATGTTGGTGGTTTCTTGTATTGTAATCTCCTCTGCTCCTTCTGATGTTTGAGTACTAGACAAGATATTAATATTGTGCATTGGTTGGACCGTGGTTGTTGCCATTGGTGTTGGCCGCGGTTGTGAGAGCTCTGGTGAGACTGTTTTCTTTGATGTTGCTTGGATTGGCGTTGATATTAAAGGTTGCAAGAATGTTGGAAAAGGCGTAGTGAGCTTCAATGGTTTAACCGTCAAATCATCTTCATCATAATAATAATCTTCCTCGCTAGAATCGTCCTGCATATTACagttaaaaatataacataTCTTCTATTAATAGAAGTGTacgtaaataaattattt harbors:
- the LOC129248791 gene encoding uncharacterized protein LOC129248791; this translates as MKISELVQRLVAGRFCLALLLLLTIISGQPVNDEPQVNSDDSKMIYDQRQSGKYNIRINIKDVAIIEMDNNGFGEDDSSEEDYYYDEDDLTVKPLKLTTPFPTFLQPLISTPIQATSKKTVSPELSQPRPTPMATTTVQPMHNINILSSTQTSEGAEEITIQETTNMYANPLSSHKPTKILLEPRSEYMPAPKFMPAGEMKLNSKLISPATASPTLIAILSSPPGLVHHEKQKIQRTEDKTGITVFPTKLLHYNESGVFKFRMQQNKKSAKRNFRQCRTNQYIDLTGNCRNKRSSSFLKKLLNIISTFPFILEKDARHE